In the Vanessa cardui chromosome 10, ilVanCard2.1, whole genome shotgun sequence genome, one interval contains:
- the LOC124533096 gene encoding uncharacterized protein LOC124533096: protein MEWTVKENRIAVLALHRCGHSPNTIFKLLKNLKISLRFVYRTINRYNEVSSVEDKKRTGRPRSARTPAVIKAIKARIRRNPVRKQKLMALQMGVSRKTIKKVVNEDLKLRAYKKKSGHLLNARLKAIRLKRSRVLLKRYAKNRHRDILFTDEKIFDIEEKYNKQNDRVYAGSSEEAAKRVPWVQHGHHPSSVMVWLGVSYYGPTEVHFCEKGVKTSAKVYQETVLDQHVKDLPNTLFSGHHFVFQQDSAPAHKAKTTQA from the coding sequence ATGGAGTGGACCGTGAAAGAAAACCGAATAGCAGTTTTAGCGTTGCACCGCTGTGGGCACTCGCCGAATACCATTTTCAAGTtgctcaaaaatttaaaaatatcgcttAGGTTTGtgtatcgtactataaataGGTACAATGAAGTTTCAAGTGTTGAGGATAAGAAAAGAACTGGCCGGCCACGCTCCGCAAGGACACCAGCAGTGATCAAAGCAATCAAGGCACGCATACGAAGGAATCCTGTCCGAAAACAGAAGCTGATGGCATTGCAGATGGGGGTCAGTAGAAAAACTATCAAAAAGGTGGTAAACGAAGACCTTAAGTTGCGAGCTTACAAAAAAAAGAGTGGACACCTACTTAATGCTCGTCTAAAAGCAATAAGACTCAAAAGATCCCGGGTGTTGTTGAAACGGTACGCGAAAAATCGACATCGTGATATACTTTTTACGGACGAAAAAATTTTCGATATAGAAGAAAAGTACAATAAACAGAATGATAGAGTGTATGCTGGGAGCTCTGAAGAAGCAGCAAAAAGAGTTCCGTGGGTGCAACATGGGCATCATCCATCTTCAGTGATGGTCTGGTTAGGAGTCTCCTACTACGGACCAACTGAGGTTCATTTTTGCGAAAAAGGGGTCAAAACCAGTGCAAAAGTGTACCAAGAGACGGTTTTGGATCAGCATGTCAAAGACCTGCCCAACACGTTATTTTCAGGACATCACTTTGTGTTCCAGCAAGATTCTGCACCTGCACATAAAGCCAAAACCACACAAGCCTAG